One region of Bacteroidota bacterium genomic DNA includes:
- a CDS encoding type III polyketide synthase, whose translation MSYISAIEVINFPHKVLQKDLKEFASNLFSESFKDIDRLLEVFDNTGISNRNLCVPIDFFSKDTSFKEKNNLFKKYALDYSVKVIENLLSNSNLDKSKITDIIYFTSTGLTTPSLDALIIDKLKLNPNINRTPLWGLGCAAGVSAMAKAKTFTDTNPDAVILLIGVELCSLTFIRNDLSKSNFIATSLFSDGIAAAIVTGKNSKSLIENKFTVEIKNSRSKIYPNSEDVMGWEFVNAGFKVVFSKDIPNLVNTIIKEDILKYLTDNNLSVEDIKNFVIHPGGTKVINAYVDSLGISRANLKNTSDTLHEYGNMSSVTVLYVLNKFMNDGIKDGPGLMMSLGPGFSCEMLLLDMKNVS comes from the coding sequence TTGTCATATATTTCCGCTATAGAGGTAATTAATTTTCCTCATAAAGTTTTACAAAAAGATTTAAAGGAATTTGCTTCAAATTTATTTTCAGAGTCGTTTAAAGATATAGACAGGCTTCTGGAAGTTTTCGATAACACAGGAATTTCCAATAGAAATCTCTGTGTACCGATAGATTTTTTTTCTAAAGACACATCATTCAAAGAAAAAAATAATCTCTTCAAAAAATACGCACTGGATTATTCAGTAAAGGTAATTGAAAATTTACTGAGCAATTCTAATTTAGATAAAAGTAAAATAACGGATATTATATATTTTACTTCCACAGGATTAACCACCCCCTCTCTTGATGCTCTTATCATAGATAAGCTAAAACTTAATCCGAACATTAACCGTACACCTCTCTGGGGACTCGGATGTGCTGCAGGAGTTTCAGCAATGGCAAAAGCAAAAACATTTACGGATACAAATCCTGATGCAGTTATTTTATTAATCGGAGTAGAACTCTGTTCTTTGACCTTTATCAGAAATGATTTAAGTAAAAGTAATTTTATTGCAACTTCACTTTTTTCCGATGGAATAGCTGCTGCAATTGTAACAGGGAAGAATTCGAAGAGTTTAATTGAAAATAAATTTACTGTTGAAATAAAAAATTCACGCAGTAAAATTTATCCTAATTCAGAAGATGTTATGGGTTGGGAATTTGTTAATGCAGGATTTAAAGTCGTTTTCTCAAAGGATATTCCGAATTTGGTTAATACTATTATAAAAGAGGATATCTTAAAATACTTAACAGATAATAATTTATCAGTTGAAGATATAAAGAATTTTGTAATTCATCCCGGAGGAACAAAAGTTATCAATGCTTATGTTGATTCTCTCGGTATATCACGAGCAAATCTTAAAAACACTTCAGATACACTACACGAATATGGAAATATGTCAAGCGTAACAGTTTTGTATGTTCTGAATAAATTTATGAATGATGGGATTAAGGATGGTCCCGGTTTAATGATGTCTTTAGGTCCCGGATTTTCATGCGAAATGCTGCTTCTCGATATGAAAAATGTCTCGTGA
- a CDS encoding group III truncated hemoglobin, translating to MKDLENKNDIEFLVDEFYKKVVKDELIGKFFTIVVNFDWDVHIPIMNSFWETVLFGKASYKGNPMIKHIELNKLARLEPVHFERWLKLWKDTINENFIGEKASEAISKAETIAKLMQSKLESKISILNNET from the coding sequence ATGAAAGACCTAGAAAATAAAAATGATATTGAATTTCTTGTTGATGAGTTTTATAAGAAGGTTGTAAAAGATGAATTGATAGGGAAGTTCTTTACAATCGTTGTTAATTTTGACTGGGATGTTCATATCCCGATTATGAATTCATTCTGGGAAACCGTTCTGTTCGGCAAAGCTTCTTATAAAGGAAATCCAATGATCAAACATATCGAACTGAATAAACTTGCAAGACTTGAGCCTGTGCATTTTGAACGCTGGTTAAAATTATGGAAGGATACAATTAACGAAAATTTCATAGGAGAAAAAGCATCGGAAGCAATTTCGAAAGCTGAAACAATTGCAAAACTGATGCAAAGCAAACTTGAATCAAAAATTTCAATACTGAATAATGAAACCTAA
- a CDS encoding T9SS type A sorting domain-containing protein: MIKFFLAICLSLTFLNSFANYSTPGTGKRWDLDSLVANSGGNVTFSSNTYFVNDSINITASDTIFITKNATLKFAQGVFIDIFGVLRIAPPDSVKITAADTSLKFLGLKFEDQADGSYMKKTIFEYGNAIRMLDCDILIDSCIIRNNNLNSSFSSSGVISFFRSNSTVSHCKIFNNRSAALQSGANIASSGQILFNEIFDNVTANGNSPQINWGATNVTPPMVIRGNIISGGLYTNAGGISFLPIGSANIVIENNVIRKNRYGIAFAASTITAYVNNNIIDTNNIQGSPTLGGSGINFNSPTAMSVICTRNKIRGNLWGITIQGGAKPNLGNIGNSDTTDVGLNQLYWNSNTGQIYDLYNNTKDSIKAENNYWGTANLDSIEAHIFHKPDLDSLGFVDYLPIRTVTSIGASNTASLVNGFKLYDAYPNPFNPTTSISFEISKKMNVVLNIYDLTGKLIQTLFNGVREPGKYEVQFNAENLSSGMYFYRIESEGITETKKLMLLK, from the coding sequence ATGATAAAATTTTTCCTGGCAATATGCCTATCCCTCACTTTTTTGAATTCGTTCGCTAACTATTCCACTCCCGGAACAGGCAAAAGATGGGACTTAGACAGTCTCGTTGCAAATTCCGGCGGCAATGTGACCTTTTCAAGCAACACATACTTCGTTAACGATTCCATAAACATCACTGCAAGTGATACGATTTTTATTACAAAAAATGCTACTTTAAAATTTGCACAGGGAGTATTCATAGATATATTCGGAGTACTTAGAATTGCACCTCCGGACTCAGTAAAAATTACTGCTGCTGATACGTCATTAAAATTTCTTGGATTAAAATTTGAAGACCAGGCTGACGGCTCATACATGAAAAAAACAATTTTTGAATACGGCAATGCAATCAGAATGCTTGACTGTGATATTTTAATCGATAGCTGCATTATAAGAAATAATAATCTCAACAGTTCATTTTCATCAAGTGGAGTAATTTCATTCTTTCGTTCAAACTCAACGGTTTCCCACTGTAAAATTTTCAATAACAGAAGCGCTGCTCTTCAAAGCGGAGCAAATATTGCTTCATCGGGACAAATATTGTTTAATGAAATTTTTGATAACGTTACTGCAAACGGAAACTCGCCGCAGATAAACTGGGGCGCAACTAACGTAACTCCCCCCATGGTAATACGAGGCAATATAATCAGCGGAGGATTATATACAAATGCCGGAGGTATTTCATTTCTTCCGATTGGTTCCGCGAACATCGTGATCGAAAATAATGTGATAAGAAAAAACCGTTACGGAATTGCATTTGCTGCATCAACAATTACTGCATATGTGAACAACAACATTATTGATACAAACAATATTCAGGGAAGCCCGACACTCGGCGGCAGCGGAATAAACTTCAACTCCCCCACTGCAATGAGTGTTATCTGTACACGAAATAAAATCCGCGGCAACTTATGGGGTATTACAATACAGGGCGGCGCAAAACCCAACCTTGGAAACATCGGCAATTCAGATACAACTGATGTCGGTTTAAATCAGCTTTACTGGAACAGCAATACAGGGCAGATTTATGATTTATACAATAACACAAAAGACTCAATCAAAGCTGAAAATAATTACTGGGGAACAGCGAATTTAGATTCAATTGAAGCACACATATTTCATAAACCTGATTTAGATTCTTTGGGATTTGTAGATTATCTCCCAATAAGAACTGTTACATCTATCGGTGCATCAAATACTGCTTCACTTGTTAACGGATTTAAATTGTATGATGCTTATCCAAATCCTTTTAACCCAACAACAAGCATTTCATTTGAAATCAGTAAAAAGATGAACGTTGTTTTAAACATTTATGATTTAACAGGTAAACTTATACAGACATTGTTTAACGGAGTTCGTGAACCGGGCAAATATGAAGTTCAGTTTAATGCCGAAAATCTTTCAAGCGGAATGTATTTTTACCGGATCGAATCAGAAGGAATTACTGAAACAAAAAAATTAATGCTATTAAAATAA
- a CDS encoding lipoate--protein ligase, whose amino-acid sequence MKLINNNQITDATLNLALEEWAVRNLDFEKDDYLLFYINRNAIIIGKHQNTIEEINSEYVKKKGIQVVRRISGGGAVYHDDGNLNFSFLTKFSQDSIHNFKKFTEPVIKTLNAIGVKAELNGRNDITVDGKKISGNAQFSNTKAMFSHGTVLFNSNLDDVVEALNVKIDKIESKGIKSIRSRVGNITEYMNQKMNIFDFRQKLIESIFQQGENYPVYNLHKKEWQEVYDLANSKYRNWDWNYGRSPEFNIQKINRFDFGQIDARIDVKDGVIQNLKIYGDFLAHGDTNEIESRLIGKKYKEDEMAEALTEIDMNHHLGEISKEDFVKFLLA is encoded by the coding sequence ATGAAATTAATTAATAACAATCAGATTACCGATGCAACTTTAAATCTTGCCTTGGAAGAATGGGCTGTAAGAAATCTTGATTTTGAAAAAGATGACTATCTGCTTTTTTACATTAACCGGAATGCAATTATCATAGGTAAACACCAAAATACAATTGAAGAAATAAATTCGGAGTATGTTAAGAAGAAAGGAATTCAGGTTGTACGCAGAATTTCCGGCGGCGGCGCTGTTTACCATGATGACGGGAATTTAAATTTTAGCTTCCTCACAAAATTCTCACAGGATAGCATTCATAATTTTAAAAAGTTTACCGAGCCTGTAATAAAAACTCTGAATGCAATCGGAGTTAAGGCTGAGCTAAACGGCAGAAATGATATTACTGTTGATGGTAAAAAGATTTCCGGCAACGCTCAGTTTTCCAATACAAAGGCTATGTTCAGCCATGGAACAGTTTTGTTTAATTCAAATCTTGATGACGTAGTCGAGGCATTGAATGTTAAGATAGATAAAATAGAAAGCAAAGGAATAAAATCGATAAGAAGCCGTGTCGGTAATATCACAGAATATATGAATCAGAAAATGAATATATTCGATTTTCGTCAGAAGCTTATAGAGTCAATTTTTCAACAGGGAGAAAACTATCCTGTTTACAATCTTCATAAAAAAGAATGGCAGGAAGTTTATGATCTAGCAAATTCAAAGTATCGTAACTGGGACTGGAACTACGGCCGCTCTCCTGAATTTAACATACAAAAAATTAATCGCTTCGATTTCGGACAGATTGATGCGCGCATTGATGTTAAAGATGGAGTGATACAAAATTTAAAAATCTATGGTGATTTCCTTGCTCATGGTGATACAAATGAAATAGAGTCCAGATTAATCGGTAAAAAATACAAAGAAGATGAGATGGCTGAAGCCCTTACTGAGATCGACATGAATCACCATTTAGGAGAAATAAGCAAAGAGGATTTTGTAAAATTTCTGTTAGCTTAA
- a CDS encoding glycosyltransferase family 9 protein: protein MKKILIIRFSSLGDIILSFPLINALNKEYPDAEIHYLTKSAYKPILELNPLISKIILFDGQPLSDLKAEIKSGGYDLVLDIHKNFRSILLTLFSGLNVERYKKETMKKFLLVKFKINLFKEIIPVYLKYIKALGNSFASKYSEYTSSELKFDREKKYEFDYVVIAPSSKHFTKTYPKEKFVELIKKFNYKVILVGDESDKDKSICSYIAKETAAINLCGKLSYPELANVIYNSEFVITNDSAILHISEMLGKKVRAIFGSTVKEFGFFPQLKESAVFENENLKCRPCTHIGLPSCPLGHFKCMNEIRIEKLN, encoded by the coding sequence ATGAAAAAAATTCTGATAATACGATTTTCCTCATTAGGTGATATTATACTTTCTTTTCCTCTGATAAATGCTCTTAATAAAGAGTATCCGGATGCTGAAATACACTATCTGACTAAATCTGCATATAAACCAATTCTTGAACTTAATCCTTTAATTTCAAAAATAATTTTATTTGATGGACAGCCTTTAAGTGATTTGAAGGCTGAGATAAAAAGCGGCGGATATGATTTAGTATTGGATATACATAAGAATTTCAGGAGTATATTGCTGACGTTGTTTTCAGGTTTAAATGTTGAGAGATACAAGAAAGAAACGATGAAGAAATTTTTGCTTGTTAAGTTTAAGATAAATCTGTTTAAAGAGATTATTCCTGTCTATCTAAAGTACATTAAGGCATTGGGAAATAGTTTTGCAAGCAAGTATTCAGAATACACTTCTAGTGAACTTAAGTTTGACAGAGAAAAAAAATATGAGTTTGATTACGTAGTTATCGCCCCTTCATCAAAACATTTTACAAAGACTTATCCAAAAGAAAAATTTGTTGAGCTGATTAAAAAATTTAATTATAAAGTTATTTTAGTTGGAGATGAAAGTGATAAGGATAAAAGCATTTGTTCATACATCGCGAAAGAAACAGCTGCTATAAATTTATGCGGCAAGCTTAGTTATCCTGAACTTGCAAACGTAATTTATAATTCTGAGTTTGTTATTACAAACGATAGTGCTATTCTTCATATTTCAGAGATGCTTGGTAAAAAAGTCAGAGCTATATTTGGTTCAACTGTGAAGGAGTTTGGATTTTTCCCTCAGCTGAAAGAATCAGCAGTATTTGAAAATGAAAATTTAAAGTGCAGGCCTTGCACACATATCGGTTTGCCGTCATGTCCGTTAGGACATTTTAAGTGCATGAACGAAATTAGAATTGAAAAGTTAAATTAG
- the bshC gene encoding bacillithiol biosynthesis cysteine-adding enzyme BshC encodes MKSLPYNNLPDFNNLFLDYIDDFDKIKNYYKYDYRDDNEFLNALIKKKNTYLKDSDFTRDDLCRVLTTQNKFFNSTEKTYENIELLKSSNTFAIVTGQQVGMLSGPLYTILKALNTVQLANKLNHKFKDYNFVPVFWLECEDHDFLEINNINLLTKENEVKNIAYFGADGELEKYIKPTGTIILDEKIEDFKNEIRSNLVETDFTNTVFDYINRSYKVGIDLKTAFARLLNYFLKDEGLIFMDPSEKDLKRPLISIFKKELATYPALCEKVIISSAEMEHEYDPVIKPKPINLFYTHNGNRYLIEPKDSENYALKNSRQKFSRDEMMLILNTNPELFSPNVLLRPVCQDTILPTIAYVGGPSEVAYFAQIKDAYDFYETPMPVIYPRTSITVIEKRVETFLEKNKLKILDLFHPKDTARRMVEKFSEMNIEELFTSYVDELNGIFYQFKQKLESIDKNLVNTLDKKDQQYKDSINMLKDKFMTSYLNQNEIVTKQLNKILSVIFPDNILQERSLNIIYFLNKYGMDFIQHLKDNINVEDFTHQFIETNIDIAPVKIEEAKEPESENVE; translated from the coding sequence TTGAAAAGTCTTCCATATAATAATCTGCCGGATTTCAATAATCTTTTTTTGGATTACATTGATGATTTTGACAAGATAAAAAATTACTATAAGTACGATTACCGTGATGATAATGAGTTCTTAAATGCTCTCATAAAAAAGAAAAATACTTATCTTAAGGACTCTGATTTTACACGTGATGACCTTTGCAGAGTATTAACTACGCAGAATAAATTTTTCAATTCAACTGAAAAGACTTACGAAAATATTGAGCTTCTGAAAAGCTCTAATACATTTGCCATTGTAACAGGGCAGCAGGTTGGTATGCTTAGTGGACCGCTTTACACAATTTTAAAAGCTCTTAATACAGTTCAGCTTGCAAATAAGCTTAATCATAAATTTAAGGATTATAATTTTGTACCTGTGTTCTGGCTTGAGTGCGAAGACCACGACTTTCTGGAAATAAATAATATCAATCTTCTTACCAAAGAAAACGAAGTTAAGAACATTGCTTACTTCGGAGCTGATGGCGAGCTGGAAAAATATATAAAGCCGACAGGCACGATAATTCTCGATGAAAAAATTGAAGATTTCAAAAATGAAATAAGAAGTAACCTTGTTGAGACGGATTTCACAAATACAGTTTTTGATTACATAAACCGTTCGTATAAAGTCGGCATTGATTTAAAAACAGCATTCGCACGACTTCTGAATTACTTCTTAAAAGATGAAGGTCTTATTTTTATGGACCCTTCCGAAAAAGATCTGAAGCGTCCGCTGATATCAATTTTTAAAAAGGAGCTTGCGACATATCCTGCCCTTTGTGAAAAAGTTATAATTTCTTCCGCTGAGATGGAACATGAATATGATCCTGTTATAAAACCTAAACCAATAAATTTATTTTATACTCATAACGGCAACAGATATTTAATTGAACCGAAGGATAGTGAAAATTACGCTTTGAAAAATTCCCGTCAGAAGTTTTCACGTGATGAAATGATGCTCATATTGAACACGAATCCTGAACTGTTCAGCCCTAATGTTCTTCTTCGTCCTGTTTGCCAGGATACAATTTTACCTACGATTGCGTATGTCGGCGGGCCGTCTGAAGTTGCTTACTTTGCGCAGATAAAAGATGCTTACGATTTTTACGAAACGCCGATGCCGGTTATTTATCCTAGAACATCAATAACTGTTATTGAAAAAAGAGTTGAAACATTCCTTGAGAAAAATAAATTAAAGATTTTAGATTTATTCCATCCGAAAGACACGGCAAGAAGAATGGTAGAAAAATTTTCGGAGATGAATATAGAAGAATTATTCACAAGTTATGTTGATGAACTTAACGGGATATTTTATCAGTTCAAGCAAAAGTTGGAGAGCATTGATAAAAATCTTGTAAACACTCTTGATAAAAAAGATCAGCAGTACAAAGATTCGATTAATATGCTGAAGGATAAGTTTATGACGTCATATTTAAATCAGAATGAAATCGTTACAAAGCAATTAAATAAAATTTTATCTGTGATATTTCCTGATAACATTTTGCAGGAAAGAAGTCTGAACATTATTTATTTTCTGAATAAATACGGAATGGATTTTATCCAGCACTTAAAAGATAATATTAACGTAGAAGATTTTACTCATCAGTTTATAGAAACCAATATTGATATTGCACCTGTAAAAATTGAAGAAGCAAAAGAACCTGAAAGTGAAAACGTAGAATAG
- a CDS encoding class I SAM-dependent rRNA methyltransferase, with translation MAKLYIKKNEERRLALGHQWIFSNEIERVEELNKNGEVVDLYTYNYKYLGKGFYNKHSLIAYRHLTDFKEDIDRKFLYKRINNANAQRKKVNRENNIYRMVNSESDYLPGLIIDRFEDRYSIQIFSVGMELFKNDIVEILKENFKAKFIIEKNDNELRVLEGLSKEEKILLDYTDSDDKTFVLTIDDIKYKLDLQNGQKTGFYLDQAANRKLIREYVREGDDVLDLFCNEGGFALNAAYAKAESVIAVDSSEHAIIMSNENAKLNKFKNIEFICKDVFEFYNDIFQDSKRYDVIILDPPSFTKNKKNVIPALKGYEELNYKAMRLLKPNGILFTFSCSHHIDERNFEIMLMKAASAAKKRIKILDMKSTSYDHPVLPSMGETKYLKSYVLNVS, from the coding sequence ATGGCAAAATTATATATTAAGAAGAACGAAGAAAGAAGACTTGCATTAGGTCATCAGTGGATTTTCAGTAACGAGATTGAACGTGTGGAAGAGCTGAACAAGAACGGCGAAGTCGTGGACTTATATACATACAACTATAAATATCTCGGCAAGGGATTTTATAATAAACACTCGCTTATTGCTTACAGGCACTTAACTGATTTCAAAGAAGATATAGACAGAAAATTTCTATATAAAAGAATTAATAATGCCAATGCTCAGAGGAAGAAAGTAAATCGTGAGAATAACATTTACAGAATGGTTAACAGTGAAAGCGATTATCTTCCAGGTTTAATAATTGACAGATTCGAAGACAGGTATTCTATTCAGATTTTTTCAGTCGGTATGGAATTGTTCAAAAATGATATTGTAGAAATCCTAAAGGAGAACTTCAAAGCAAAATTCATAATTGAAAAAAATGATAATGAGCTGAGAGTTCTTGAAGGTCTTTCCAAGGAAGAAAAAATTCTATTGGACTATACTGATTCCGATGATAAAACGTTCGTACTGACCATTGATGACATAAAGTATAAACTCGATTTGCAAAACGGGCAGAAGACAGGATTTTATCTTGACCAGGCGGCAAATAGAAAACTTATCCGCGAATATGTAAGGGAAGGGGATGATGTTCTGGATTTATTCTGCAATGAAGGAGGCTTTGCGCTTAATGCGGCTTATGCTAAAGCAGAAAGTGTAATAGCTGTTGATTCATCCGAGCATGCAATAATTATGTCGAATGAAAATGCAAAGCTTAACAAGTTTAAAAATATAGAGTTCATCTGTAAAGATGTATTCGAATTTTATAATGATATATTTCAGGATAGCAAAAGATACGATGTAATAATTCTTGACCCTCCTTCATTTACGAAAAACAAGAAAAATGTTATACCTGCATTGAAAGGTTATGAAGAACTAAATTACAAGGCGATGAGATTGCTGAAGCCAAATGGAATTCTATTCACATTCTCATGTTCACATCATATAGACGAGAGAAATTTTGAAATTATGTTAATGAAGGCTGCATCTGCTGCTAAGAAAAGAATAAAAATTCTTGATATGAAGAGTACATCCTATGACCATCCTGTTCTTCCTTCGATGGGGGAAACTAAATACCTGAAATCTTATGTTCTGAATGTTTCATAG
- a CDS encoding dipeptidase, translated as MQNIISYINSNKDKYVEELKEFLAIPSISTNPENKKDVNDCAEYVKKQFESIGLEHVKVYPTPGHPIVYGDWLHAGDDKPTLLIYGHYDVQPVDPIELWTNPPFEATVRGDNIFARGSVDDKGQVYVHVKALQAHLANNKSLPINVKFICEGEEEIGSANLDAFLEQQKELLKCDYIVISDTAMYDYDMPSICYGLRGLTYMQVEVTGPNRDLHSGSFGGAVHNPINALAEIICKLKDEHGKILIDGFYDDVTPLTDKEREEFKRLPFDVERYKKGLDVDDIHGEEGYSTLERTWARPTLDCNGIWGGFQGEGAKTVLPSKAGAKISMRLVPNQDPDKIEKLFTDYIHKIAPKSVKVKVIGGHNGKPAVTPIDSDAINAAVEALKKGFGKDPVFMKEGGSIPIVTTFKDILGSDTVLLGFGLPDENAHSPDEHMNLKNFQRGILSVAYFYDELAKARKK; from the coding sequence ATGCAAAATATAATTTCCTACATTAATTCTAATAAAGATAAGTACGTTGAAGAGCTGAAAGAATTTTTAGCAATTCCTTCAATAAGTACAAATCCTGAAAATAAGAAAGATGTAAACGACTGCGCTGAATATGTAAAGAAACAATTTGAATCCATCGGACTTGAACATGTCAAAGTTTATCCTACACCCGGCCATCCGATTGTTTACGGCGACTGGCTTCACGCAGGCGATGATAAACCTACACTTTTAATTTACGGACATTACGACGTTCAGCCGGTTGACCCGATTGAGTTATGGACAAATCCTCCTTTTGAAGCAACAGTAAGAGGAGATAATATTTTTGCCCGCGGTTCAGTTGATGATAAAGGTCAGGTGTATGTTCACGTAAAAGCACTTCAGGCGCATTTAGCAAATAACAAATCACTTCCTATAAACGTAAAATTTATTTGTGAAGGTGAAGAGGAAATCGGCAGCGCAAATCTTGATGCTTTTCTTGAGCAGCAAAAAGAATTATTGAAATGTGATTACATTGTCATATCTGATACTGCTATGTATGATTACGATATGCCTTCAATCTGCTATGGTCTTCGCGGACTTACATACATGCAAGTAGAAGTGACAGGTCCGAACAGAGATTTGCATTCAGGTTCATTCGGCGGCGCTGTTCATAATCCTATAAATGCTCTTGCAGAAATTATCTGCAAGCTTAAAGATGAGCATGGTAAAATATTAATCGATGGTTTTTATGATGATGTTACTCCTTTGACTGACAAAGAAAGAGAAGAGTTCAAAAGACTTCCGTTCGATGTTGAAAGATATAAAAAAGGATTAGATGTAGATGATATTCACGGGGAAGAAGGATACTCAACCCTTGAAAGAACCTGGGCAAGACCTACACTTGACTGCAACGGTATCTGGGGAGGATTCCAGGGTGAAGGCGCAAAAACGGTTCTGCCGTCAAAGGCAGGAGCGAAAATTTCAATGCGCTTAGTTCCCAATCAGGACCCTGATAAAATAGAAAAGTTATTTACAGATTATATACATAAAATTGCTCCTAAGTCAGTTAAGGTAAAAGTTATCGGCGGGCACAACGGAAAACCGGCAGTTACTCCGATTGATTCAGATGCAATCAATGCAGCAGTTGAAGCATTGAAGAAAGGATTCGGAAAGGACCCGGTATTTATGAAAGAAGGCGGTTCTATTCCGATTGTAACTACATTCAAAGATATACTTGGTTCCGATACAGTCCTTTTAGGATTCGGTCTGCCTGATGAAAATGCTCACTCTCCCGATGAACATATGAACCTGAAAAATTTCCAGAGAGGGATTTTAAGTGTGGCTTACTTCTATGATGAGCTTGCAAAGGCAAGAAAAAAGTAG
- a CDS encoding MFS transporter produces MDKKKTVFAIVLVAALGYFVDIYDLILFSIVRVASLKSLGVPDGQMLDTGVMLLNMQMGGMLVGGILWGILGDKRGRISVLFGSIFLYSLANILNGLINSVELYALLRFIAGVGLAGELGAGITLVSEVMPKTKRGYGTMIVASIGVMGAVAAALIVELTEWRTSYFIGGGMGLAILILRFGVYESGMYNSIKQASHIGKGEFLKLFTDKGRFLKYLYCILIGLPLWFVVGILITFSPEFGKAFGIAEPISAGKSIMFCYIGLVFGDIFSGTLSQILKSRKKVLYIFLTATFVCVCIYLFLNNSSTFYFYGVCVLIGTAVGYWVIFVTNSSEQFGTNLRSTVTTTVPNFIRGSVIPLTLLFQALKPALGIKYAAFAIGIVTIIIAIWATSKLEETYGKDLDYTEIT; encoded by the coding sequence ATGGATAAAAAGAAAACCGTCTTTGCCATAGTTCTGGTTGCAGCTTTAGGTTACTTCGTTGATATATATGATTTAATTCTTTTCAGCATAGTGAGAGTTGCTTCATTAAAATCACTCGGAGTTCCTGACGGACAAATGCTTGATACCGGTGTTATGCTTCTTAATATGCAAATGGGTGGAATGCTCGTCGGCGGAATTTTATGGGGAATTCTCGGCGATAAGCGCGGAAGAATTTCAGTTCTCTTCGGTTCGATTTTCTTATATTCATTAGCAAATATTCTCAACGGATTAATAAACAGCGTTGAGCTTTACGCTTTACTTAGATTTATTGCCGGCGTAGGTCTGGCAGGAGAGCTTGGCGCCGGTATTACATTAGTCAGTGAAGTTATGCCGAAAACCAAACGAGGTTACGGAACAATGATTGTTGCGTCAATCGGAGTTATGGGAGCAGTTGCTGCTGCATTGATTGTAGAGCTGACTGAATGGAGAACTTCATATTTCATCGGCGGCGGAATGGGACTCGCGATTTTAATTTTACGGTTCGGAGTATATGAATCAGGCATGTACAATTCAATCAAACAGGCATCACATATCGGTAAGGGTGAGTTCTTAAAATTATTTACCGATAAAGGAAGATTTTTAAAATATTTATACTGCATTTTAATTGGGCTACCTCTTTGGTTTGTTGTGGGGATTTTAATTACTTTCTCCCCTGAGTTTGGCAAAGCTTTTGGAATAGCAGAACCAATCTCCGCAGGTAAATCAATTATGTTTTGTTATATAGGATTGGTGTTCGGTGATATCTTCAGCGGAACATTAAGCCAGATTTTGAAGTCACGCAAGAAAGTCCTTTACATTTTTTTAACAGCTACATTTGTTTGCGTTTGTATTTACTTGTTTCTCAACAACTCAAGCACGTTTTATTTTTATGGAGTGTGTGTTTTAATTGGAACTGCAGTCGGTTACTGGGTGATATTTGTAACGAACTCTTCGGAACAGTTCGGAACAAATTTACGTTCAACAGTTACTACAACTGTTCCTAATTTTATCAGAGGCAGTGTAATACCATTAACACTTTTGTTTCAGGCATTGAAGCCTGCGCTAGGAATAAAGTATGCAGCTTTTGCTATAGGAATTGTAACAATAATTATTGCCATCTGGGCAACAAGTAAGCTTGAAGAAACTTACGGCAAAGATTTAGATTACACAGAAATAACTTAA